A region of Beijerinckia sp. 28-YEA-48 DNA encodes the following proteins:
- a CDS encoding bifunctional diguanylate cyclase/phosphodiesterase, producing MMTVLSCITESHNIWLVLVAAAICVVGSWVTIRLFHRAATTAGAQRLGWHVLTSVSLGSTIWCTHFIAMLGFDPGVPIGFDPVLTIVSLLVAVIGGAIGLIAATSNVTRMAPVLGGAIVGLAIVAMHYTGMMGYRVQGLVSWNVPYLIASIVLSVVFAALTFRNAMEKMTRSNQFLAVGILVAAIVSLHFTAMTAFQVQPLLIDGDYSNPDAMQALALAIAGVAIVILSAGIASYFIDDSLRAESYERLRQMALVDSLTSLPNRASFNNWLEHEITGIDKAGGKLALIGIDLDRFKDINDQRGHSAGDQVLKVLGQRMNGLLRDGEFIARLGGDEFAAVQRMHDDEAKGDDSLTDFLARLQTALFDSISVDDFDVIAGASIGVALYPDNAADQATLINNADLAMYRAKADLGKVVCFYDQSMDETVRARRNLANDLREAMNAGQLDIHYQVQTSISTGQIQGYEALARWKHPLRGYISPAEFIPIAEENGLILQIGEWVLRTACSRAASWEPPYKVAVNISPVQFAHADLPKLVLDVLLETGLSPERLELELTESTIFTDKERSLHMLRQIKALGVGIALDDFGTGYSSLDTLRTFPFDKIKLDRSFMCEVESSPQAKAMVRAVLALGKSLEIPVLAEGIETQGQLTLLTSEGCDEAQGYLLGRPVPLTELVGSGQLTLTTPDSLKQMVAKVKEAEKSLDKNMPNDTRSSPGMIISSAA from the coding sequence ATGATGACCGTTCTTTCGTGCATTACAGAGAGCCATAACATCTGGCTGGTTCTCGTAGCCGCCGCTATTTGCGTCGTCGGATCCTGGGTGACCATCCGCCTGTTCCACAGAGCCGCCACGACGGCCGGTGCGCAAAGACTGGGCTGGCATGTTCTGACCTCCGTGTCGCTTGGCTCCACCATCTGGTGCACGCATTTCATCGCCATGCTCGGCTTCGATCCCGGCGTTCCGATCGGTTTCGATCCGGTCTTGACGATCGTCTCCCTGCTCGTAGCCGTCATCGGCGGCGCCATTGGCCTCATCGCCGCGACCAGCAATGTGACGCGGATGGCGCCAGTCCTGGGCGGTGCCATCGTCGGCCTCGCCATCGTCGCCATGCACTACACCGGCATGATGGGCTATCGCGTCCAGGGCCTCGTCTCCTGGAACGTGCCCTATCTGATCGCCTCGATCGTCCTCTCCGTCGTCTTCGCCGCCCTGACGTTTCGCAACGCCATGGAAAAGATGACGCGCAGCAACCAGTTTCTCGCCGTCGGCATCCTGGTCGCCGCCATCGTCAGCCTACATTTCACCGCGATGACCGCCTTCCAGGTTCAGCCCTTGCTCATCGACGGCGATTATTCCAATCCCGATGCCATGCAGGCCCTGGCGTTGGCTATTGCCGGCGTCGCCATCGTCATCCTCAGCGCCGGCATCGCCAGCTATTTCATCGACGACAGCCTGCGCGCCGAATCCTACGAGCGTTTGCGCCAGATGGCCCTGGTCGATAGCCTCACCAGCCTGCCCAATCGGGCCAGCTTCAACAATTGGCTCGAACATGAGATCACGGGCATCGACAAGGCCGGCGGCAAACTCGCCTTGATCGGCATCGACCTTGATCGCTTCAAGGACATCAACGACCAGCGTGGCCACAGCGCCGGCGATCAGGTCCTCAAGGTTTTGGGCCAGCGGATGAACGGCCTGCTGCGCGACGGCGAATTCATCGCCCGGCTCGGCGGCGATGAATTCGCGGCCGTGCAGCGCATGCACGATGACGAGGCGAAAGGCGATGACAGCCTCACCGACTTTCTGGCCCGCCTGCAAACCGCGCTGTTCGATTCCATCTCCGTCGACGATTTCGACGTGATCGCCGGCGCCAGCATCGGCGTCGCGCTTTACCCCGACAATGCGGCCGATCAAGCGACCTTGATCAACAATGCCGACCTCGCCATGTACCGCGCCAAGGCCGATCTGGGCAAAGTCGTCTGCTTCTACGATCAGTCCATGGACGAAACGGTCCGCGCTCGCCGCAACCTCGCCAATGATCTGCGCGAGGCGATGAACGCCGGCCAGCTCGACATTCATTATCAGGTGCAAACCTCGATCTCGACCGGCCAAATCCAGGGCTATGAAGCCCTGGCGCGCTGGAAGCATCCTCTGCGCGGCTACATTTCGCCCGCCGAGTTCATTCCGATCGCCGAGGAGAATGGCCTTATCCTGCAGATCGGCGAATGGGTGCTGCGCACCGCCTGTTCGCGCGCCGCCTCATGGGAACCGCCGTATAAAGTCGCGGTGAACATTTCCCCCGTCCAGTTCGCCCATGCCGATCTGCCGAAACTGGTTCTCGACGTGCTGCTGGAAACCGGCCTGTCGCCCGAGCGCCTCGAGCTGGAGCTGACGGAGTCGACCATCTTCACCGACAAGGAACGCTCGTTGCACATGCTGCGCCAGATCAAGGCCCTCGGCGTCGGCATCGCGCTTGATGATTTCGGCACCGGCTATTCCTCGCTCGATACGCTGCGCACCTTTCCGTTCGACAAGATCAAACTCGATCGCTCGTTCATGTGCGAGGTCGAGTCCAGCCCGCAGGCGAAGGCCATGGTCCGCGCCGTGCTGGCGCTCGGCAAAAGCCTGGAGATTCCTGTTCTCGCCGAAGGCATCGAGACCCAGGGACAGCTCACGCTGCTCACCAGCGAAGGCTGTGACGAAGCCCAAGGCTACCTCCTCGGCCGCCCCGTCCCTCTCACCGAACTCGTCGGCAGCGGCCAACTCACCCTGACGACACCGGACTCGCTGAAGCAGATGGTGGCGAAAGTGAAGGAGGCCGAGAAGAGCCTGGACAAGAACATGCCTAACGACACCCGCTCAAGCCCTGGCATGATCATCAGCTCCGCCGCCTGA
- a CDS encoding autotransporter domain-containing protein gives MAGQLPATAFQNYDPSAASGIVAGPLALYTVHVNDILPTQLNLGFAEVGKKVTAYDLLTAAGVQNDLLSSLEPVVIGPGGKLYLTNGHHTFTSLQQSVYGASNPSVYVNVIANYSNLTEAQFWAKMQSSNFLLPLDNGVVKSVDPLTGAPIPSSFSGMTNDPYRGLEYSILKNKGSKLFDTASNISGAVGSTIPGLDKTAAFYSDFIWANAYRYANNGLGLAYLSPGDILLATQWNLNGANVTKLQQGGADVTVAQLPGYILPAAGLNISSVIDTATVNSGALDGYGTFTGLRGLNLGTVTIGTPDSTTGLILQLGADRGGKVTLSGNNTYTGGTTILAGTLIISSDANLGAASPSNLAVSSILTADDVRAANGIVFNSLSEGKGTLQINSSMTFNRPIGAGGEVATINPNGNIITLTGPIISLDNNATGFSDLSIGGSGTVVLAPTAGSNPNFYGNWIVSAGTFQASSDAALGNTSGPAYSIGQIILDGGTFKPGASFSSVRSVTLTGGSVFDTNGFNTSFAGVLTDVQRRLDITNSSATSNGAVTFGSLNISGSNTTNATGATSTLRFVAGAGKNTAVTLTNGVTRTDRSTLFIQPSTATSLGTSEFVYSGAPALTNTMAPAWMISNTSGADAYDFLTYGPNGYVKATYTKAGSGASGGINDASTTVPNAGIVEQTNNGTIATNRYAYALKVDSKATVTINASNSLTLGDGVNPAGLILGGSSSNTANIMGGKLIFGGSEGIIYSRSTAVSGTTLGNTISSEIVGTNGLTIAGEGMLTLSTASPNLTGWINVDSGMLNLTAANAFLNVSGVNLSNVKSNPAPAGLTIAASNAFSSLNSGGSNSTIKVSGANTVLTIGQTNNTNAALNNLDSTISSTITATDVAAGSAAIVKVGTGMLDLSGATMTLTTGSNIAVNAGTLRVSASSFTNTNNIVTSGASEVQFAQNGGGKFAGNVTGTGVLHLIGGTLQLTGTGNTYSGGTIVEQGSTLDLTTANVSSGNANIINAGGLIVFDQASSGIYSGVISDGCQMQQACTTKLAGSLVKDDSTGGNGGNVTIAAVQTYTGGTFVEAGTLTLGVGDAVASSAGVDLGRIGGGATATLALTANNTIKGLMSEKSNTTMVQLTDKTLTVNTASGQAWDFGGAITGTGNFAKSGAGVQILSGASSYTGTTTVDAGVLRVDGSIASSSLLSVNNGATLAGNGTVGNTIINAGGNLAAGNSIGTLTVQGDLTFMRGSTYQVEVSPTSSDRVNVSGIATLNGASVAAYYDSGAYITKRYTVLNAAGGVSGTFSGPVNTNLPSNFSAALDYDHNNAYLDLTLNYTPPGPTPPNFGSGLTGNQASVANALVNSFNTSGGIPLVFGALGPSGLSQASGESATGVQQATLTAMDRFLNLMTDPYSSGRTVAMVPMSYAPLPRGAQPLMVTQQPRWSVWGASYGGTQTTRGQALTGTSTAINGIFGVVAGADYRATPDTVIGFALGGGGTSYRLASGAGSGSANMFQAGLYGRQTFGSAYVAGSLAYGWQDVTTDRRVMFDQLRARFNASAFSGRLEGGYRLATPFGGVTPYAAGQFTNIALPNYSEQAITGPGLFALNYGSKSVTAWRSELGLRSDTAFEMGDATLTLRGRLAWAHNYNPNSSISASFLNLPASGFTVNGAAAARNAALVSAGAEMKWQGGLSIAATFEGEFSGRGNSYAGKGTLRYQW, from the coding sequence ATGGCCGGGCAGCTCCCAGCGACGGCCTTTCAGAACTACGATCCGAGCGCCGCGTCCGGCATTGTCGCCGGCCCCCTCGCGCTGTACACGGTGCACGTCAACGACATTCTGCCGACGCAGCTCAACCTCGGTTTCGCCGAGGTTGGCAAGAAGGTCACTGCCTATGATCTACTCACTGCGGCAGGGGTTCAGAACGATCTTTTGAGCAGCCTCGAGCCGGTGGTGATAGGGCCGGGCGGCAAGCTCTATCTGACCAATGGCCATCATACATTCACGTCGCTGCAACAGTCCGTGTATGGCGCCTCCAATCCGTCGGTTTATGTCAACGTCATCGCCAACTATTCGAACCTGACCGAGGCCCAATTCTGGGCCAAGATGCAGTCCAGCAATTTTCTGCTGCCGCTCGACAATGGCGTCGTGAAGTCCGTCGACCCGCTCACTGGGGCTCCTATTCCATCATCCTTTTCGGGCATGACCAATGACCCTTATCGGGGATTGGAATACAGCATCCTGAAGAACAAGGGATCGAAGCTGTTCGATACGGCTTCGAATATCAGCGGGGCGGTTGGCTCGACGATCCCCGGTCTCGACAAGACGGCGGCTTTTTACTCCGATTTCATTTGGGCCAATGCCTACCGCTACGCCAACAACGGCCTCGGCCTGGCGTATCTCTCGCCCGGCGATATCCTGCTGGCGACCCAGTGGAATTTGAACGGTGCCAATGTGACCAAGCTGCAGCAGGGCGGCGCCGATGTTACCGTGGCGCAGTTGCCGGGCTATATCCTTCCGGCTGCTGGTCTTAATATCAGCAGTGTCATCGACACCGCGACTGTCAACAGCGGCGCGCTCGATGGCTACGGCACCTTCACTGGCTTGCGCGGTCTCAATCTCGGCACAGTGACCATTGGCACGCCGGATTCGACGACGGGCCTGATTCTACAATTGGGTGCCGATCGCGGCGGCAAGGTTACACTGTCAGGCAACAATACCTATACCGGCGGCACCACGATCCTCGCCGGGACGTTGATTATCAGCAGCGATGCCAATCTTGGCGCTGCAAGCCCGTCCAATCTGGCGGTTTCGAGCATCCTCACAGCCGACGACGTGCGTGCCGCGAATGGCATCGTTTTCAATAGCCTCAGCGAGGGCAAAGGAACGCTGCAGATCAACAGCTCGATGACGTTCAACCGGCCGATCGGCGCTGGTGGCGAAGTCGCGACCATCAATCCCAACGGCAACATCATCACATTGACCGGTCCGATTATTTCTTTGGACAACAATGCCACCGGCTTCTCCGATCTCTCCATCGGGGGAAGCGGGACCGTCGTTCTCGCTCCGACCGCTGGCAGCAATCCCAATTTCTACGGCAATTGGATCGTCTCGGCCGGTACGTTCCAGGCTTCGAGCGACGCCGCGCTGGGCAATACAAGCGGGCCGGCTTATTCGATCGGTCAAATCATTCTCGATGGTGGCACGTTCAAGCCCGGCGCCTCCTTCAGTTCAGTTCGCAGCGTGACGCTGACTGGCGGCAGCGTGTTCGACACGAATGGCTTCAACACCTCGTTCGCTGGCGTTTTGACCGACGTGCAGCGCCGGTTGGACATCACCAACAGCAGCGCGACGAGTAACGGCGCCGTGACGTTCGGCTCACTTAATATCAGCGGTTCGAATACGACGAACGCCACTGGCGCAACCTCCACCTTGCGCTTCGTGGCCGGCGCCGGCAAGAACACGGCGGTTACGCTGACGAATGGCGTGACCCGCACCGATCGTTCGACGCTCTTCATCCAGCCGTCGACGGCGACGTCCCTTGGGACAAGCGAATTCGTCTATTCTGGCGCGCCAGCACTGACCAACACCATGGCGCCCGCTTGGATGATTTCAAACACCAGCGGTGCGGATGCCTATGATTTTCTGACCTACGGCCCCAATGGTTACGTCAAGGCGACCTATACCAAAGCTGGAAGCGGCGCGAGCGGCGGCATCAACGATGCCTCGACGACGGTCCCCAATGCTGGGATCGTGGAGCAGACGAACAACGGCACGATTGCGACCAATCGATATGCCTATGCGCTCAAAGTCGACAGCAAGGCGACCGTTACGATCAACGCCAGCAACTCGCTGACGCTCGGCGATGGTGTCAACCCGGCCGGGCTCATCCTGGGCGGCAGCAGCAGCAACACCGCCAATATCATGGGCGGCAAGCTGATCTTCGGCGGCAGCGAGGGCATTATCTACTCCAGAAGCACCGCGGTTTCTGGCACGACCTTGGGCAATACCATTTCGTCCGAGATCGTCGGAACGAATGGATTGACCATCGCGGGCGAGGGCATGCTGACGCTGAGCACGGCGTCTCCCAATCTCACCGGATGGATCAACGTCGACTCCGGCATGTTGAACCTCACCGCTGCCAACGCGTTCCTCAATGTCAGCGGCGTCAATCTGTCGAACGTCAAGAGCAATCCGGCGCCTGCGGGCCTGACGATCGCCGCCAGCAATGCCTTCAGCTCGCTCAATAGCGGCGGCAGCAACAGCACGATCAAGGTCTCCGGCGCTAACACCGTGCTGACCATTGGCCAGACCAACAACACCAATGCGGCGCTGAACAATCTGGATTCGACGATTTCAAGCACGATCACGGCGACTGACGTGGCCGCCGGATCGGCCGCGATCGTCAAAGTCGGGACCGGCATGCTCGATCTGTCCGGCGCGACGATGACGCTGACGACGGGCAGCAATATTGCCGTGAATGCCGGAACGCTGCGGGTGAGTGCCTCGTCGTTCACCAATACGAACAATATCGTGACGTCGGGCGCCAGCGAGGTGCAGTTTGCGCAAAATGGCGGCGGCAAGTTCGCCGGCAACGTGACGGGCACGGGTGTGCTGCATCTGATCGGCGGCACCTTGCAGTTGACCGGCACGGGCAACACCTATTCGGGCGGCACCATCGTCGAGCAGGGATCGACGCTCGATCTCACCACGGCCAATGTGTCGAGCGGGAACGCGAATATCATCAATGCGGGCGGCCTGATCGTCTTCGATCAAGCGAGTTCCGGTATCTATAGCGGCGTCATCAGCGACGGCTGCCAGATGCAACAGGCTTGCACCACCAAGCTCGCCGGCAGCCTGGTCAAGGACGACAGCACCGGCGGCAATGGCGGCAATGTCACAATCGCAGCGGTGCAGACCTACACGGGCGGCACATTCGTCGAGGCAGGTACTCTGACGCTGGGCGTCGGCGATGCCGTCGCCTCCAGCGCCGGAGTGGATCTCGGCCGCATCGGCGGCGGCGCGACAGCGACGTTGGCGCTCACCGCGAACAACACCATCAAGGGGTTGATGAGCGAGAAGTCGAACACGACGATGGTCCAGCTCACCGACAAGACCCTAACGGTCAACACGGCGAGCGGTCAGGCGTGGGATTTCGGTGGCGCGATCACCGGAACGGGCAATTTTGCTAAATCCGGCGCTGGCGTCCAGATCTTGAGCGGCGCCAGCTCCTATACCGGCACGACGACGGTCGATGCAGGTGTGCTGCGTGTCGACGGGTCCATCGCTTCATCGTCGCTTCTCTCGGTGAACAACGGTGCCACGCTCGCCGGCAACGGCACGGTCGGCAACACGATCATCAATGCTGGCGGCAATTTGGCGGCCGGCAATTCGATTGGTACTCTGACGGTGCAGGGCGATCTCACCTTCATGAGGGGATCGACCTATCAGGTCGAGGTCTCTCCGACTTCCTCCGATCGCGTCAATGTCTCCGGCATCGCCACGCTCAATGGCGCCAGTGTCGCCGCCTATTATGACTCGGGCGCCTATATCACCAAGCGTTACACCGTGCTCAATGCGGCCGGCGGCGTCAGCGGCACCTTCTCGGGGCCGGTGAACACCAATCTGCCGAGCAATTTCTCGGCGGCGTTGGACTATGACCATAACAACGCCTACCTCGACCTGACCCTGAACTACACGCCGCCGGGACCGACGCCGCCGAACTTCGGCAGCGGACTGACGGGGAACCAGGCCAGTGTCGCCAACGCGCTGGTGAATTCGTTCAACACCTCCGGCGGTATTCCCCTGGTGTTCGGCGCCCTGGGGCCGAGCGGCCTCTCGCAGGCTTCGGGCGAATCCGCCACGGGCGTCCAGCAGGCGACCCTCACCGCGATGGATCGCTTCCTCAATCTGATGACCGATCCTTATTCCAGCGGTCGCACCGTCGCGATGGTGCCAATGTCCTATGCGCCGCTGCCGCGCGGTGCGCAGCCTCTGATGGTGACCCAGCAACCGCGCTGGAGTGTGTGGGGCGCGAGCTACGGCGGCACGCAGACGACGCGCGGCCAAGCCCTCACCGGCACCAGCACGGCGATCAACGGCATCTTCGGCGTCGTCGCCGGCGCCGACTATCGCGCCACGCCCGACACGGTCATTGGCTTCGCGCTCGGCGGTGGCGGCACCAGCTATCGCCTCGCCAGCGGCGCCGGCAGCGGTTCGGCCAATATGTTCCAGGCGGGTCTCTACGGCCGGCAGACGTTTGGTTCGGCCTATGTCGCCGGTTCGCTCGCCTACGGCTGGCAGGACGTCACCACCGACCGGCGCGTCATGTTCGATCAGCTGCGCGCCCGCTTCAACGCGAGCGCCTTCTCGGGCCGGCTTGAAGGCGGATATCGCTTGGCAACCCCGTTCGGCGGCGTGACGCCTTATGCGGCCGGCCAGTTCACCAACATCGCTTTGCCCAATTACAGCGAGCAGGCGATCACCGGCCCCGGTCTGTTCGCGCTCAACTATGGCTCGAAGAGTGTCACCGCCTGGCGCTCGGAACTGGGTCTGCGCTCTGACACGGCCTTCGAGATGGGTGATGCGACGCTGACGCTGCGCGGCCGTCTCGCCTGGGCGCATAACTACAACCCGAACAGCTCGATCTCGGCCTCCTTCCTCAACCTTCCTGCGTCCGGCTTCACTGTTAATGGTGCAGCGGCGGCGCGTAATGCGGCGCTGGTTTCGGCCGGAGCGGAGATGAAATGGCAGGGTGGTCTGTCCATCGCCGCGACGTTCGAGGGCGAATTCTCAGGTCGTGGCAACAGCTATGCCGGCAAGGGAACGCTGAGGTATCAATGGTGA
- a CDS encoding DUF5074 domain-containing protein, with protein MTRTANRSAAEILREYGPFPGFDKVGGVSFDGRHIWVALGDVLNAIDPDSGKTVRTLPVAAHAGTAFDGQHLFQIAESRIQKVDPQTGKVLATIPAPGGGGDSGLTWAEGSLWVGQYRDRKIHQIDPETGIILRTIESQRFVTGVTWVDGELWHGTWEGDESDLRRIDPQSGEVLERIDMPEGVVVSGLESDGDGRFFCGGGNSGKVRAVRRPKRG; from the coding sequence ATGACCCGAACAGCCAACCGTTCAGCCGCCGAAATTCTCCGCGAATACGGCCCCTTTCCCGGCTTCGACAAAGTGGGTGGCGTATCGTTCGACGGTCGCCATATTTGGGTCGCGCTCGGCGACGTGTTGAACGCGATCGATCCCGACAGCGGCAAGACGGTGCGCACCCTGCCTGTCGCCGCCCATGCCGGCACCGCCTTCGACGGCCAGCATCTGTTTCAGATCGCCGAGAGCCGCATTCAGAAGGTCGATCCGCAGACGGGCAAGGTACTCGCCACGATCCCCGCGCCTGGCGGCGGTGGCGACTCCGGCCTCACCTGGGCGGAAGGCTCGCTCTGGGTCGGCCAATATCGCGATCGCAAGATTCATCAGATCGACCCTGAAACCGGTATCATCCTGCGTACCATAGAATCCCAACGCTTTGTCACTGGCGTCACCTGGGTCGATGGCGAACTTTGGCACGGCACCTGGGAAGGCGACGAGAGCGACCTGCGCCGCATCGATCCGCAAAGCGGCGAAGTACTGGAACGGATCGATATGCCCGAAGGCGTCGTCGTGTCGGGGTTGGAATCCGATGGCGATGGTCGGTTCTTTTGCGGCGGTGGCAACAGCGGGAAAGTTCGGGCCGTGAGAAGGCCGAAGCGCGGATAA
- a CDS encoding bifunctional diguanylate cyclase/phosphodiesterase, which translates to MMSVLSCITESHNIWLVLIAAAICVVGSWVMIRLFHRAVTATGTQKLGWHVLTATSLGATIWCTHFIAMLGFNPGVPIGFDPVLTIVSLLVAVIGGAVGLMVSTSKLVRMAPIFGGALIGLAIVAMHYTGMMGYRVQGLVSWNMPYLIASIALAVAFGSLSLHIAMNKITRSGQFLAAGVLVAAIVSLHFTAMTAFQVYPLLIEGDYSNPDAMQALALAIAGVAVLILGAGVTSYFIDDSLRAEAYERLRRMALIDSLTSLPNRVSFDARLEHDLETVTRTGGKVALVGIDLNRFKDINDQRGHSVGDYVLKVLGQRMNDLLRDGEFIARLGGDEFAAVQRVKDDSTLTHFLARLQTALFESITVDGYPVVTGASIGVALYPDNATDQATLINNADLAMYRAKADLGKVICFYDQSMDETVRARRTLANDLRDAMKAGQLDIHYQVQTSIPSGRILGFEALARWKHPQRGNISPAEFIPIAEENGLILYIGEWVLRTACAQAAAWVQPYKIAVNISPAQFTHADLPKLVRDVLEETGLAPNRLELELTETTIFTDKERSLDMLHQIKALGVDIALDDFGTGYSSLDTLRTFPFDKIKLDRSFISEVESSPQAKAIVRAVLALGKSLDISVLAEGIETQGQLSLLTHEGCDEAQGYLLGRPAPLPDLIASGQLTLLTPEVLRQAVAKAKEMDKGVSMSSGVAIGSAA; encoded by the coding sequence ATGATGAGTGTTCTTTCGTGCATCACCGAAAGCCATAACATTTGGCTGGTTCTCATCGCCGCGGCCATTTGCGTCGTCGGCTCGTGGGTGATGATCCGTTTGTTTCACCGCGCCGTCACCGCAACCGGGACACAAAAACTGGGCTGGCATGTGCTGACCGCCACGTCGCTGGGCGCGACGATCTGGTGCACGCATTTCATCGCGATGCTCGGTTTCAACCCTGGCGTTCCCATCGGCTTCGATCCAGTTTTGACGATCGTATCCCTGCTGGTCGCCGTCATCGGTGGCGCTGTTGGTCTCATGGTCTCGACCAGCAAGCTGGTCCGAATGGCCCCGATCTTTGGTGGCGCCCTCATCGGCCTCGCCATCGTTGCCATGCACTACACCGGCATGATGGGCTATCGCGTTCAGGGCCTCGTCTCCTGGAACATGCCCTATCTGATTGCTTCCATCGCCCTCGCGGTCGCCTTCGGCAGCCTGTCGCTGCATATCGCCATGAACAAGATCACCCGCAGTGGCCAGTTCCTCGCCGCCGGCGTTCTGGTCGCCGCCATCGTCAGCCTGCATTTCACCGCCATGACAGCCTTCCAGGTCTATCCCCTGCTGATCGAAGGCGACTATTCCAATCCCGACGCCATGCAGGCGTTGGCGCTGGCCATTGCCGGCGTCGCCGTCCTCATCCTCGGCGCCGGCGTTACCAGTTATTTCATCGACGATAGCCTGCGCGCCGAAGCCTACGAACGTCTACGCCGGATGGCGCTGATCGACAGCCTGACCAGCTTGCCCAACAGGGTGAGTTTTGATGCCCGGCTTGAACACGATCTCGAAACCGTCACCAGGACCGGCGGCAAAGTCGCATTGGTCGGCATCGACCTCAACCGCTTCAAGGATATCAACGACCAGCGCGGCCATAGCGTCGGCGATTACGTGCTCAAGGTTTTGGGCCAGCGCATGAACGACCTCCTACGCGACGGCGAATTCATCGCCCGGCTCGGCGGTGACGAATTCGCCGCCGTACAGCGCGTCAAGGACGACAGCACCCTCACCCATTTCCTGGCTCGGCTGCAAACTGCGCTGTTCGAATCCATCACCGTCGATGGCTACCCTGTCGTTACCGGCGCCAGCATCGGCGTCGCGCTTTATCCCGACAATGCCACTGACCAAGCGACCCTGATCAACAATGCCGATCTCGCCATGTATCGCGCCAAGGCCGATCTCGGCAAAGTGATCTGCTTCTACGACCAGTCCATGGACGAAACCGTCCGCGCTCGCCGCACCCTGGCCAATGATCTGCGCGACGCGATGAAGGCTGGCCAGCTAGACATTCACTACCAGGTGCAAACCTCGATCCCGAGCGGCCGTATCCTCGGCTTCGAGGCGCTGGCGCGCTGGAAGCACCCGCAACGCGGCAACATTTCACCCGCAGAGTTCATTCCGATCGCCGAGGAGAATGGCCTCATTCTGTACATCGGCGAATGGGTGTTGCGCACCGCCTGCGCGCAAGCTGCCGCATGGGTGCAGCCCTATAAGATTGCGGTGAACATTTCTCCCGCCCAGTTCACCCATGCCGATCTGCCCAAGCTGGTGCGCGACGTGCTGGAGGAAACCGGCCTTGCCCCCAATCGCCTCGAACTGGAGCTGACCGAGACGACCATTTTCACCGACAAAGAACGCTCGCTCGACATGCTGCACCAGATCAAGGCGCTCGGCGTCGATATCGCGCTCGACGATTTCGGCACCGGCTATTCCTCGCTCGATACGCTGCGGACCTTCCCTTTCGACAAGATCAAGCTCGACCGCTCGTTCATCAGCGAGGTCGAATCCAGCCCGCAGGCCAAGGCGATCGTGCGCGCCGTCCTGGCGCTGGGCAAAAGCCTCGATATTTCGGTTCTCGCCGAAGGCATCGAGACGCAGGGCCAGCTCTCTCTGCTCACGCACGAAGGCTGCGACGAAGCCCAGGGCTACCTCCTCGGCCGCCCCGCGCCCCTCCCCGACCTCATCGCCAGCGGCCAGCTCACCTTGCTCACACCCGAGGTGTTGAGGCAGGCAGTGGCGAAGGCGAAAGAGATGGACAAGGGGGTAAGCATGAGCAGCGGTGTGGCGATCGGCTCAGCCGCCTAG